Proteins from a single region of Primulina tabacum isolate GXHZ01 chromosome 5, ASM2559414v2, whole genome shotgun sequence:
- the LOC142545049 gene encoding uncharacterized protein LOC142545049, giving the protein MSSKHFLPLALILLICLGLESPPVAAALRHHLLPHISHIQRTSGLQETTLIQKACHGLGDYESDCLSTLQSSAPHQKNDPNGLAFFILRFVEDRAANLSFKIKKFAATPYLPPTLQSALSECMDQYNPVDDLIEDAINAVLANVYSDAEKFMDAAIANIASCDSQIKSFHSDDDKSGEEHVRIAKDVSESNAFFSNMLFAAFNILRKD; this is encoded by the exons AGTCTCCTCCGGTCGCTGCAGCCCTTCGCCACCACCTTCTCCCCCATATCAGCCACATCCAAAGAACCTCCGGCCTCCAAGAAACCACTCTCATTCAAAAGGCGTGCCACGGTTTAGGCGATTATGAATCGGATTGCTTATCCACCCTGCAATCCTCAGCTCCACACCAAAAAAATGACCCCAATGGATTGGCTTTCTTCATTCTCAG GTTCGTGGAAGATCGCGCAGCCAATCTCTCAttcaagataaaaaaatttgccGCGACTCCATATCTTCCTCCAACTCTTCAATCCGCGCTGAGCGAGTGCATGGATCAGTACAATCCCGTCGATGATCTGATCGAGGACGCGATCAATGCAGTGCTGGCGAACGTATATTCCGACGCAGAGAAGTTCATGGATGCCGCGATCGCAAACATCGCGTCTTGCGATTCTCAGATCAAATCCTTCCATTCCGACGACGATAAATCGGGGGAAGAACACGTCCGAATCGCCAAAGATGTGAGTGAGAGCAATGCTTTCTTTAGTAACATGCTGTTTGCCGCTTTCAACATTCTCAGAAAAGATTGA
- the LOC142547775 gene encoding uncharacterized protein LOC142547775 → MSCRSMFQIQGKQSLPVSLPKTHEQERHLRLSSSAAAACAFRRFKIAGISFSKDAQIFMASANHPGLRVTSAETTLTSPSTTITNTGWSEFSERVSGEWDGFRADFTLEGKPVELPESVVPEAYREWEVQVFDWQTQCPTLAHFNHGVPYFMYKAIKLLPTVGCEADAATRYSVQERIVTPPHHSAFAYQSSGCYVSVWPISKDEIKSVNEILELEHCLIDPRDKESRVRIIQVLRFNNSELRLQDIKVFVEQWYGPFRNGDQLGGCAISNHAFATTQPLSGSKVTGSWQGVGATAAFHNSQKMIQQLGDEYVCKSIRDEGDLILLPKNLWCSIKRGENKETYCEVGWLLDQGQAITSKCTFSSAAEVMEITIAVETATSV, encoded by the exons ATGAGCTGCCGGTCGATGTTCCAGATTCAGGGTAAGCAATCGCTTCCGGTGTCACTGCCGAAAACTCATGAGCAGGAGCGCCACTTGAGGCTTTCTTCGTCCGCAGCAGCAGCATGCGCCTTCCGCCGTTTCAAGATCGCCGGAATTTCCTTCAGCAA GGATGCTCAAATTTTTATGGCTTCGGCCAATCACCCTGGCCTACGAGTAACTTCTGCGGAAACAACATTAACTAGTCCTAGTACTACCATCACCAACACTG GTTGGTCAGAATTTTCTGAACGAGTGTCCGGTGAGTGGGATGGATTTAGAGCGGATTTCACCTTGGAGGGGAAGCCTGTTGAATTGCCAGAATCAGTGGTCCCAGAGGCTTACAGAGAATGGGAGGTTCAGGTTTTCGACTGGCAAACCCAATGTCCTACTCTTGCTCACTTCAATCATGGCGTCCCGTATTTCATGTACAAAGCCATTAAGCTTCTTCCCACTGTTGGATGTGAAGCTGATGCCGCTACCAGGTACAGTGTGCAAGAAAGGATTGTAACTCCACCCCATCATTCCGCCTTTGCTTATCAATCTAGTGGATGTTATGTTTCTGTGTGGCCCATTTCCAAGGACGAGATTAAAAGTGTGAATGAAATATTGGAGTTGGAACACTGCTTGATTGATCCTAGGGACAAAGAGTCTCGAGTGAGGATCATTCAAGTCCTCCGGTTTAATAACTCTGAGTTGAGGTTGCAGGATATAAAGGTGTTTGTTGAGCAATGGTATGGCCCCTTTAGAAATGGTGATCAACTAGGTGGATGTGCTATAAGCAATCATGCTTTTGCCACTACACAGCCCTTGAGCGGTTCAAAAGTTACCGGGTCTTGGCAAGGGGTCGGTGCTACCGCCGCATTCCATAATTCTCAAAAA ATGATCCAACAACTCGGGGATGAATATGTATGCAAGTCAATTAGAGATGAAGGAGACCTCATATTGCTGCCAAAAAATCTTTGGTGTTCAATCAAGAGAGGAGAAAACAAGGAAACTTATTGTGAAGTTGGCTGGTTGTTGGATCAAGGACAAGCCATCACCTCAAAATGCACCTTTTCAAGTGCTGCGGAGGTCATG GAAATCACTATAGCAGTTGAAACTGCAACTTCCGTGTAG